From Glycine soja cultivar W05 chromosome 4, ASM419377v2, whole genome shotgun sequence, the proteins below share one genomic window:
- the LOC114410814 gene encoding protein MAIN-LIKE 2-like: MTGATDAVQTEGVATDGSLGSPAADEGFPGGPRDPSILTGFAEHVAHSIWSGQERPDLKLVSHGRKVDKIGRPTPKIEGLIAGTGLSPLIRCSVITTDPGLISAFVEKWHREISTFHLPVGELTIMLDDVASLLHIPITSALHTFEPLVTSDVIGLLTELLEVSHEEATFETRQAGGPHVWLGWLRDLYESHCRARRWVLAARTYLLHLVGYTLFANKSSTHVHVVHLEAFRDLAQAGGFAWGAATLVHMYEHLNDALQASTQQLGGYITLLQVRVLGLLETCLSTHVRVFFKIMWELLETVQGRYLACLHVKEPKKK, encoded by the exons ATGACAGGAGCCACCGATGCTGTTCAGACAGAGGGAGTGGCTACTGATGGAAGCTTGGGGTCACCTGCTGCAGATGAGGGATTCCCCGGTGGACCACGCGACCCATCAATTTTGACTGGTTTTGCTGAGCATGTTGCACACAGCATCTGGAGTGGACAG GAACGACCCGATCTGAAGTTGGTCTCCCACGGTAGAAAAGTAGATAAAATTGGGAGACCAACGCCTAAGATCGAAGGGTTGATTGCTGGCACCGGATTGAGTCCACTGATCAGGTGTTCTGTTATCACTACTGATCCTGGACTCATATCCGCCTTCGTCGAGAAGTGGCATCGCGAGATTAGCACGTTCCACCTGCCAGTAGGCGAGTTGACGATCATGTTGGATGACGTGGCGTCACTCCTACACATTCCCATCACTAGCGCGCTGCATACGTTCGAGCCGCTGGTTACTTCAGACGTGATTGGTCTACTGACGGAGCTTCTTGAGGTCAGTCATGAAGAGGCTACATTTGAGACCCGACAGGCTGGTGGGCCTCATGTCTGGTTGGGGTGGCTTCGGGACTTGTATGAGAGCCATTGCAGGGCCAGACGATGGGTTTTAGCAGCCCGCACGTATCTGCTCCACTTGGTGGGTTATACTCTTTTCGCCAACAAGAGTTCAACCCATGTACATGTAGTGCACCTGGAGGCTTTCAGGGACTTGGCCCAGGCAGGGGGATTCGCCTGGGGAGCGGCTACATTAGTCCACATGTACGAGCATCTGAACGACGCATTGCAGGCCTCTACACAACAGCTGGGCGGTTATATTACACTTCTCCAAGTACGGGTTTTGGGCCTTTTAGAAACATGCctaagtacccatgttcgggttttttttaaaattatgtgggAGCTGCTTGAGACTGTCCAGGGCCGCTATTTGGCATGTTTGCATGTCaaggaacccaaaaaaaaataa